In the genome of Dyadobacter fermentans DSM 18053, the window CAAGGAGGTGGATCTGGGAGGCTATTTTATCTACAAACACTTTGATAATGTGGCACAAACCAGCTCCGCAAACAGCGACCTGAACTGGCCGATCCTGCGCTATGCCGATGTGCTGCTCATGTACGCGGAGGCATCCAATGAGGTATCGGGACCGTCGGCGAAGGCCTACGAGGCCGTGAACGCGATCCGCACCCGCGCGCAGCTGCCTGCATTGGCCGGGCTCACAAAGGATACGTTCCGCGAGGCAGTTTGGAAAGAACGCTGGCATGAGCTGTGCTTCGAGAACATCACCTGGTTCGACATGGCGCGCCTGCGGAAAGCATTCAATGTGAAGACGAAAAAGTTTGAAAATTACGTAGGTCACAAGTTTTCATACGGCCCGGAACTGACCGAGCGCGAACTACTCTTCCCGATCCCGACCGCCGAAATACGTAATAACACCAAACTGAACCAGAACAAAGGGTATTAGCAGAACAGGTTAATCATTAAACTTAGTCAGTTTAATAGTAGATAGTAATGAATAAGCCGCCGGAGTTTTCCGGCGGCTTATTTGCTTGTAAGCTGTTTTCGGGAGGTTATTTAACAACCATAATGTCTTCCCAGCGGTAGAGGTGGAATGTCTTATCGTCGCTCATGGCCACGAACAATCCGTTTTTGAATTGGGCATTGAGCGGAACCGATACGACGTCGGAGCCGTCGCTATGGTTGGCACTCACGGTTACTTTTCGCAGCAGCGGATGTGTGTGGGGTTGGCCGTCGGTGCCTTCGCGGGGGAAAATGTGAAAACTGTTGGCTCCCTGGTCCGATACCAGAATGTACCCCGTGCTATCCGTAAGCTGGTAAATCGAAATGCCTTCGTGGTCTTCCGTGAAACCGGTGGTGGCGAAAAGGGCGAGTTCTTCGTTGCCTTTTTCGGGGTCGGCGTAGTATTTGCGGACGCCCTGGCCTTCGTCGGAATAGTAAACGTAGCCTAGCTGGTCGTCCACCACTATGGCCTCTATTTCTTTCAAACCACTGTATTTTCCGAACTTACGCACCAGCGAAGCCTTCACGCGGCCTTTGCCATCGTCTTCCAGCAGGTATTGCCAGAGGTAGGTGCCGTCGGTAGGGCCAGCTTTGCGTCCCACCACGGCATATATTTTGCCGGCCTTGCTTTTGTAAAGGGCTATACCCATCAGATCGCGCATGTTTTCGCCCTTTTCTCCTACAAAAACTTCGATACCGCCATTGTCGACCGGCTGCATGTCCGGCAGGCTGTAAATGCGGAGCTTATGCGTGAACCGCTCGGTGGTAACGGCAATGTCGGTCGGTCTGCCGCCCAGCATCAGGCCATATTCTACGTCCACATTATCGGGGCGTTTCAGGCCGGTTACGGTTTTGTCGCGCTGCACCTTGCCTTGCAGATCGAACACGTACAAGCCGCCGTCCTGATCCTTATCGGTGCCGATGATCAGGCTTTGGGCGGGGTCGGCAGGGTTGATCCAGATCGCGGGATCGTCGGTGTCGTGGGCGACGGTATCGGTGATGAACACCGGCTGAACGACCGCATTAACGGTGTCGGCCTTTGCGGACTGGATCGGCGTGCCGGTATTGGATTGGCAGGCCACGAGCGATGCGGCCAGGCCAATGGCCGGGAGAATGAATGCTTTCACTGGTGTTAGAATAAAAGTATGATTAGAAGCGATGCACGTTATGTCATGTTGAGCGCACCGGGCCGCCGGGCGGTCGAAACATGGCTTGCATTACGCCAATTGTCTTCGGCGGCCCGGTGCGCTCTGGCTGACATTACCGTCGTGCCGTGGCTAAAAATCTGAATGGATAAGATTACTTCGCACCAAACGCCCCGATGTAATCGGCCGGTGCTGGGGATTTGTAGGTGACGCCGTTTACCACGAGGCCGTCCGCATACAAGCGTGAGAAGCCCGTTTTGCCCTTGCCCAGCGCGGGCGAGCCTGCCTGCACGTGGAAATCCCAGGCGGTGTTGAAGGTGGCGTTTTTGCTGTCGGTCGTTAATGGGTAGTTCACGAATTTCGGGTCGTTGTCGCCCACTTTGGCGGAAATAAGGTCGTTTGCGCCTTTCAGGATTTCGGCCGACGGCTGGAACTGCTTCACGCCTTCCTCGGTAGCGCCGTAGTATAATGTATTGGCAATTACCGAACGGTCATCCACAGACTTGTCCACATTCTCCGTCTTGATACCGAAGCGGTCGTTGGCGAGCAGGTTGTTGTAAAGGTCCGCGCGGACGCCTTTTTCAAGCCAGATGGAACCGCCTTTGGTAGTGGGCCTTCTCCAACCGGCGTTGATGATCGTGTTGTTATAACCCACCACATATGCCTGCGGCGAGCGCTCGCCGGAGTTCGAGAGTTTCAATGCATTGGTATTGGGGCTGTAAATGAGGTTGAATGCCACATCCGCCTGCACGCCCGATTTGATATTGATCGCATCGCCGCCCGATACGCCCGTAGTGTTGAACGTGTTATTGGCGATGAGCACCTTGCCGCCTTCGATGTAGAAGCCGTCTTCATTGAAATTGCGGATAATGCTGTTTATAACTACCAGCTTTCCGTTGATGTTGGAATAGTAGATAACCGGCACGTGCTCGCCCGCTTCGGCTTTGTACAATTCCGCTTTCACCGACGGCGATTCTTCCGTGGTAACGGCGCCGCCATATTCGAGTATGGTGTTGCTCAACACGAATTCAGCCGAGTTCGGACCGGCGATCAGACCGCCCCAGAGGTTACCAAACTCGTTGGCCGGCGTTTTCCAGGCATCGGGCACAGTGAATTTCACAGGCGCCGCGGCTGTGCCAAGGCTGTACAAGTTGCCTTTTACAACCACTTCCGGCTTAATGATCGAGTCGCTGAAAAGCACTGTCACGCCTTCCTCGATCGTGAGTGATTTGCCGTCGGGGATCTGGATGTGGCCGGTTACTTTGTAGGTATTGCCTTTGGTCCAGGTTCCGGACACTTCGCCGGATACCGATTCTTCGGTGGGCTGTGGGTTTACCGGCGTGGGTTCTGATTTGTCGTCGCTGCAACCGGTGATCAGGAATGCGGCAAGCGCTGAGAGCATAAATAGCTGTTTCATTCTGGAATTGTTCATGAGATTTAAAAATTTTGATGACTGATTAAAATTTGTATCGCACACCAAGCAGATAGGAGCGCTGGTAGCGGTCGCGGCGGATGAGTGTCTTGCCCGGCAGGTCCTGGTTCGGAATGCGGGCATTGGAGGCATTCACATTGTTGATATACACTTCCATCGGGGTGTTGAGCAGGTTATTGGCTTTCACGAACACGCCCAGGCCATTACGGAATGTCTTTTCGAGGGAGGCATCCATTTGGATAAATCGTTTTTGACAGAGGTCGTTGTCGATAAACTGCGAAACCGTGTTGATACGGTCGCCCGTGTATCCACCGGCCAGCTGGGCATCGATGCCATTCTGCTGGTTTTTATATAGTACCGAGAGGTTGGCTACATGCGCCGATTGTCCGTAAAGCGGCCGCGTTTGCTCGACATTAATCGTTTCGAGGTCGCCGCTTTCGTTGCGGATGCGCCTGGATTTCGTGGTGGCAATGCGCGAATGCGTGTAAGTGTAGTTGGCCTTGATCCCGAATTGCTTCACGTATTTGATGTAATCGATTTCCAGACCATAGTTTTTCGCATTCCCGAAATTGCCCGGCGAGTAGTAAATGTCCTGCCCGCGAACGGCGTCGCGCCGGAGGGTGTATTCGATCGGGTCTTTAATCATTTTGTAAAAAACACCCACCATAAATTGCTCCGAAGCGCGCGGGAACAGCTCGTAACGCAGGTCGATATTGTCGGCAACGGCGCGTTTCAGATCCGGGTTTCCGCGTTCCTGGTATTCTTCCAGCACAATGCGATAGGGTACGATTTCGAAGAAGCCGGGGCGGTTGATCGACCGGAAGTAGGAGGCGCGGAGGTTTACATTGCCTTCCGGCTTGTATTTGAAATGCAGGCTCGGCAGGATGTCCGTGTATTGCTGGTTACCATTCGGCCGGTCTTCACCGATCGGGAAAAGCATTGAATAGCCCTGGTGGGTCGCCTCGGCACGCACGCCGCCGAGGATTTCGAGATTTTTCGTTTCTGCTTTGAATTGAATGAAACCCGCTTTGATCTGTTCGGTAGCGTTGTAGTTCAATGCACTCGCTACCGAGCCGCGTGGGTTTTGGATTGTCCAGCGGATCTGCGTGTAGTCCGTGAAATCCTTTCCGAATTCGGCAAATGGGTCGGCCGGGCGGAGCTGGTAGTTGTTGTAAAAATTGGAGCGGGACTTGTCGCGGAACAAGCCGCCGGCCGTCCATTCGAGCTGCGTGGAGCCGATGGTGGTGTTGTAGGTCAAATTGAGATAGGCCGAAAGGTCCCGGTCGGAGTTGTGCTCCCAGCGCCTGGATGCGTCGCCTACGGTTGTCTTCCTTTCCCGGAAATTCTCCCGGAAGCCAATGAGCGGCACGGTTACATTGTCGGGAACCTCGTTGGTGGCTTTGGAATACACCGCCGACCATTGCAATGCGAGCGCGTTGAGCAGCTGGTGCTTGCCCTGCAATGTGCTGTTGAAGATCTGCTGCCTGGTCAGCCGCGAGCGGGTAGAGAAGCCGAGGGTCGCATTGCCCGCTACCGGATCGTAGCCGCCAATGGTAAGCTGGGTCGATTTTACATCCCGGACCTGCACATTCGTCAGGTTCATAAATGCATTGTAAAGCTGGATTTTATGCTTGTCATTCACCCGAAAATCGATTTTGGAATGCAGTCCATAGCGGATCTGCTGTTCGGAATACCGGCGTTCGCTCATTTTGGTGAGCGCTTCGCCGCGCAGGGTGTCCACGGTTTCGGAGTCGAAGAAAAGGCTGTTGCTGCCGCGGTGGGTGTTTTGGTAACTTCCCGCGAGGAGAATGCCGAGTTTGTCGTTCAGAAAACGGTTCCCTACCGCAATGCTGCCGAGCAGGTTGGGGGCCGGTGTTTTGAGCTTGTAATCCACGGTGGCGGTAGAAAAGTCGGCCGCGGTAGCATTGTAGAGGTTGCCGTTCCGCTCGTAGGGTGATTTGGATTGAATGTTTTTAAAATCATAACCCATGAACTTACGGTCCACAAACAGCTCGTTGTAGCCGGTAGACACGTTTGCCGAGAACGTAAATTTGTCGGGTGCGTCTTTCATCACCATATTCACCGCCCCGCCGATCGCGTCGCCTTCCATGGCGGGCGTGAGGGCCTTGTACACTTCGAGGCGGTCGAGCAGGTCGGAGGGGAAGATATCCAGCGGCACGTAGCGGTACTTGTTATCGGGGCTCGGGATTTTGACGCCGTTTACGAGCGTGTAGTTATATCGTTTGTCCATCCCGCGCAGGATCGCATGCTGACCGTCGCCATTGCTGTTGCGTTCAATGGAAATGCCCGAAATGCGCTGGATCACATTGGCGACGGTCAGGTCGGGTGAAATCTGGATAGTTTTGCCGGAGACGATATTCATGACCTGGCTGGCATTGCGCTCCATGAGCCGCGCCGTATTGTCGCTCGCGCCGTCGCGCTTGCCGGTCACGGCCACTTCGGCGAGCTTCACGTCGGCAGCTTCGAGGGAAAGGTCCATTTGGATTACCTCGTTGCCATTCACCGCAAATTCCCGTTGGACGGGTGCATAGGAAATATGCCGGATCGTGAGCCGGTAGGAGCCCTTTTGCAGGTTCGGGATGGAGAACGAGCCATCGAGGCCGGAAATATCGTGGAGGCTCGTACCTTCGATCGAGATCACCACGCCCAGCGCGGGTTCGCCGGTGGCGGCTTCGAGCAGCTTGCCTTTGAGGGTGCCGGCTTGGAGCATGGTGGTGCTCGAAACGAGCAGCAGGATATGGAGTAATGTACGGATCATCGCATCAAAAAATACTGGTCGGGTCGACCGGTTATACTGTCAGCTGGCCGCCGTGCCGGTTGACGATGCGAATGTGTGCAGAACCCAACGAGTGATCCAAATCAGGCCCGTTAACAAAAGGGCAACAGGCAGTTTTCAGGCGTTACATCAAGGCAACAAGTGTTAAAAATAAGCGTTAATCGTTTAATATCCAGGGATTTAAATCCCTGGTTGGTGGCATTATGTTTGCGTTACGGCACTGTTAAGAAATCGTTAACGGCTCAGATGGACTGGATGTAGGCGGAAAGATTGTCCCCGGCGGTGAGGTTCAGTTTCTTGCGCAGGCGGTGGCGGATCACGCGCAGGCTGTCCTGCGATATGCCGAGTAGCGTGGCAATGTCGGCGGAGGTCAGGTTCATTTTAATCAATGCGATCAGCCGGAGGTCGTTCGCGGTGAGCGGGCCGGTTTGCTGTTGCAGCCGGTCGAAAAACGACTGGTGTACCTGCTCGAATATGCCCCGGAATTCTTCCCAATGCTGGTTGTCCTGCAAGCCTTCGCCGATCTGTTCGGACAGCGCCCTGATTTGCTTCCGCTGGTCGCGCTTATCGTCTTTGATCATCTCCTCGAGCTTCGTGCGGAGGTCTTCGAGCAATTGATTTTTGCGGATCACATGCAGGGTGTAGCTGCTCAATTCCTGGGTTTTGGTTTCGAGCTGCTGTTTGAGGTGCTCTTCTTCGAGCTTTTTGTTTTTCAATTCAACCTCCATCAACTGGTTTTGCGCTTCGTACACCTGCTTGTGCTGCGCGCGGAGCTTTTGTTCATTTCGGATTTTGAGCCGCTGCCGGCTAATAATCAATGCGGCGACTACGATAACCAATATGATTACAACACCTGTTGCAATAGAAATCAGCGTGTCAATGCGCCGGGCCTGGGTGAGCTGGGCTATTTCACTATCCTTTTTTTCGATTTCGTAGAGCGTTTGGAGCAATGCAAGTTGCTTGTTGCTTTCTTCGGAATAAATATCGTTGAGCAGGCTGCGGCTCAGCGCCAGATAGTGGAATGCGCTGTCGTTGCGGTTCAGGAGGTTGTAGGCTTTGGAAATATCATAATAGGCGCTCGAAATCTGGTAGCGTTCGCCATGCGTCCGGGCGAGGTTCAGACTTTGGATGCTATGCGCCAGCCCTTCGCGGAAGCGGCCGGTTTTCCGCAATACATCGCCGAGGTTATTCACCACTTCCACCTGGGCGCGTGCATTGTTCGTTTGCGCATTCAGCACGTAGGCTTTGTTGAAATAGAAATAGGCCGAGTCGTATTCTTCGAGGTCTTCGTAAATGCTGCCAATGTTTTCGTAAATCTTCGCGGCGCCATCGGTGTGGCGATCGAGCTCGTAGGATTGCAGGGCTTTTCTCTGAAAATAGAATGCGCTGTCGTACATCTCGCGCTTTTCGTAAAGGTGGCCGATGCGCCCGTAAATTTCCGCCTTGCCGGATTCCATTTTAAGGCTCTGGTAAATGCCCAGGGCCTCGTCGTACTGTTTTCGGGCAAGCTGCGGCCGGCGCGAGCGGTAGTAGAGCTCGCCGAGCATATCCAGGTTGGCGGCGAGCATTTTTTTCCGGCCGGTGTGGCGGTAGGTTTTTTCGGCTTGCAGCAAATAGTCGAGCGACTGCGGGTAATGTCCCGAAATAAACAGCAGCCTGCCGATCTGCTGCAAATAACCCGCCGCTTCCCCCTCGTTATTTTTCGCGATTGCCGCGTAATAGTTTGCTTTAAGGCCGATCAGCAGGGAATCCGGGTTATGCGGACTGGCGGGAATGCTGTGCTCGGGCTCTGGCAATGGGTGGGCGCTTTGTGCAAACAGGTGTTGGGTAACGAAAAGAAGGAAAATAGCCGTCCCGCTCAGAATCCGGATGGCAGCGGAATGGGTAGGAGGGGAAAAACGCTTTCGGGCGCGGCCGGTATGCATGGCTGGTAGCGCTGGGTTAATTTCACGCAAGTTACGCCGATGCCCCCGCTATGAATGCCAAAAGCCATTGAAATACATCAATGGCTTTTGAAAAATAATATTGAGGTAATATTGGGGTTACACTCAAAGGAAACGGTTGATCAGGTTTTCGAGGTACTCCTGCTTGCCGGAAGTCGTTGCAGGCTCGCCTTTTGTAGCAGCCAGTTCAAACAGGTCTTCCAGTTTCAATGCACCTTTTTCGAAATCTGCACCTTTGCCGCCGTCGAAGCTTGCGTAGCGGTTTTTGCGGATTTCGTCGTAAGCGCCGTTCTGGATGATCTTGTCGGCGATTACCAGCGCACGTGCCACGGTGTCGATACCACCGATGTGCGCATGGAATACATCGTCTACGTCGGTCGAGTTGCGGCGGCGTTTCGCGTCGAAGTTGATACCGCCTCCCTGCAATCCGCCTGCATTCAGGATCACGAGCAATGCGCGGGTCCATTCGGCGATGTCGTTCGGGAACTGATCGGTATCCCAGCCGTTCTGGTAGTCACCGCGGTTGGCGTCGATCGAGCCCAGGATGCCTGCGTCGGCAGCAACTTGTAGTTCGTGCTCGAAAGTGTGGCCGGCCAATGTGGCGTGGTTTACTTCGAGGTTCAGGCTGAAATCGGCCAGCAGGTCGTGCTGACGAAGGAAACCGATTACCGTTGCCGCATCGTAGTCGTATTGGTGCTTGGTAGGCTCGCAAGGCTTCGGTTCAATGAAGAATTTACCTTTGAAGCCATTCGCACGGGCATAAGCCACGGAGATTTTCAGCATTTGGGCAAAGTGCTCCTGCTCACGCTTCATATCGGTGTTCAGAAGGCTCATATAACCTTCGCGGCCACCCCAGAACACATAGTTTTCACCGCCCAACGCGATGGTAGCGTCCAGAGCCATTTTGATTTGTGCACCTGCATGTGCTACCACGTCGAAATCAGGGTTGGTGGAAGCACCGTTCATGTAGCGGTGGTGACCGAACAGGTTGGCAGTTCCCCAAAGGAGTTTCACGCCCGATGCCTTTTGTTTTTCACCCAAATAGGCAGTCAATGCTTGCAGGCGTTTTTCGTTGGTGCGTACGTCGTCGTCGTAGTCAACTACGTCCACATCGTGGAAACAGTAGTAGGGCAGGCCCAGCTTCGTGATGAATTCGAATGCGGCGTCGGCCTTGTCTTTGGCGCGGTCAACGGCGTCGGCCTTCTTGTCCCAAGGGTAGAAAAGCGTCGGTCCGCCGAATGGGTCCAGACCTGCGCCACAGAATGTATGCCAGTAGGCCACTGCGAAGCGCAGGTGATCTTTCATCGTTTTACCGGCTATAACGCGGTTTTCATCGTACCAGCGGTAAGCCAGTGGGTTGTCGGTTTCGGGGCCTTCGAAAGAGATCTTTCCGATACCCTTAAAATACTCCTGTTCTCCGAGTAGAATGCTCATTTTAATGTAGTTAATCGTTTTCTAATGGTTAAATAGATAGTCCGGTGCAGTAGGACGAGAAGTACATCCTCCGTTCCTCCATCCTCCTTTCTCCCTTATTGATTTAATAAGTGTAAAATTGACATTTCATACTGCAATACTATCACTTTTTTCTGAAAAATTTGCAGTGCAAATAAAAAGAGGAGCAGATTTAATTTCTGCTCCTCTTTTGGCAAGTTATTCCAGGAATTTGATCAGAAGAATTTCGCGCGGCGGTCTTCGATTTTGGCGTTTTCGCGGATGGCTTCGTTCACCAGGTACGACATGCGGCTTTCCAGCGATTGCGTTACCTGCGTTTTATACTGCGTGAAGTCGGCGATTTTCGGAGCGTCGGTCTTGTTCACCAGTTCCATGATGAACACGCCGTTTTCGCCGGTGAACACACCTGATTTCTGGCCTGCTTTCAAGCCGAATGCTTTTCCGAGTGCGATAGGATCGAAACCTGCGCTGGTCAGGAAGCCTGTTGCGAGTGAAATGTCGCTGGCCGATTCCACCAATGCACCTGCACCGTATTTTTTCGCGATGTCTTCGAGTGAGCCGGTAGCGCCTTTGAGTTTGGCAGAGATCTGCTCGGCCTTGATCTGGTTGCGCACTTTGGTCGTGAGCTCGTCGCGGAAGTCATCCACTTTTACATCTTTCGCGTCCGATTTGCCTGTCAGCACCGCCACTACATATTGTTCTTCGGTTTCGAACACGGGAGAAACGGTTGAAGGCTTGGTATCTTCCTTGAAGGCCCATCTCACGATTTCACGTGCATTCTGGATGGCGTTGATATTCGTGGCCGATTCCGGAATGCGGTTCGCATTAGCCAGTACCAGCGCTTTGTTTTTCTTTACAGCCTCTTCGAATTGCTCACGGCTTTTCACGGTGTTGGCAAATTCATCGGCTCTTCTGTAAGCTTCGTCACGGGTTGCCTGGCTTGGAGCGATCGTTTTACCGATGGTAGCGATGCGGTACAGGGTGTTCGATTTCGGAGCGGTTACTTTAATAATGTGGAAACCAAACTGGCTTTCTACCAAACGCGGGATCAGGCCGGGAGCAGAAGCGGAGAAAACTGCTTCTTCGAATGGCTTCACCATCGCGCCGTTGTTCTGGAAGTAACCCAGGTCACCGCCACGCTGTGCCGAACCGGGGTCCGCGCTGGAAGTAGCAGCCAATGCTTCGAAGTTAGCACCTGCTTTGATTTGCGCCAGGATGCCTTCCGCTTTGACGCGAGCCGCCGTTTTCGCCGAGTCCGACTGGTTTTCAGCGCGGATCAGGATGTGGCTTGCTTTGGCAGAAGAAACGCTATCGCTGCGTGTGCCGCCGTATTTGTAGATATAATAGGTATTGCCTTCACGGTATGGTCCGTAAACACCGCCCGGAACGAATGTCTTCACGGCTTCTTTCAACTGGTCGCTCATGGTAGCGTACGACTGGTTGATCGGCGTCGGGATGTCGGTGTTCATGGCCGCAAATGCAGAGTCGCTCTGAGCGGTAGCAAGGCCGCGTGCGAGTTCTTTGATCTCGTTATACAGCGCCGCGCTGTCGTCTTTCGCAGGCTGAACAGGGAACGTCACGTATTCGATCGAGCGGGTGTCGGTTCCTTTGTATTCTTTTTTATGCGCGCTCAGGTATTCTTCGAGCTGCGCGTCGGTTACTTTAATGGTAGTATCTACAACCGAGAAATAAGGTACGTAGAGGTAACGCAGGTTGGCTTTGGTGTTTTGCGCTACGTATTCTTTTTCAGCCTGTGCTTTTGGCGTGTAGGTCGAGAGGCGAAGCATGTTTTCATATTTCGCACGGGTACGCTCTTCCCGAAGGCTTTTTTCGAAGTTCTCCCAGGATTTTTGCTGTTCCAATGGAAGGGTTTTCAGGTTTTTCAGGTAGTTAACCACCGCATTCTTGTCGAAGCGGCCAGTGGTAGGGTCTGAAAATGCTTGCAGAATCGAAGGGCTGATGTGGTTACCCTGTACCATGTCGTACAGTTCCTCGTCGGTTACTTCAAGGCCCAGTTTGTCGTATTGCTTTTTGTAGGCAATGTCCACCACGAACTGGTTCCAGGCCTGGTCTCTCAAAGAAGCCAGCTCGCCTTCGTTCAGGCTGCGGCCCGACTGCGCCTCGTAGTTTTGACGGAAACCGTCCACCCGGCTTTGAAAATCTTTGATATTAATTTCTTTCCCGGCAATCTCTCCCACAATCTGGTTGTCATTGCCGCCCAGAAGGGAATTAGGGCCCAGCAAATCGCCTCCAACCATAAAAAGAATTAAACTGATAGCGATAACCGTGACGGCTACCCCGGATTTTTCTCTGATTTTGTTAATTAAAGCCATTTTCTCGATTCAAATTAGTGCGCAAAATAAAAAGTTTTCTTCGTGGAATGCAAGACCTTACATTCCTATTTACAATTATTGGTAGCATCCGGACGTTGCGCGGCGCGCCGGAGCGATCAAGAGGATGGTTTTGAGGCTTTAATACATGTGTTTCAGGTTGAAAGCGTAGAGAATCGCCATGAATACGCTGAAAAATATGCCGGCC includes:
- the xylA gene encoding xylose isomerase — encoded protein: MSILLGEQEYFKGIGKISFEGPETDNPLAYRWYDENRVIAGKTMKDHLRFAVAYWHTFCGAGLDPFGGPTLFYPWDKKADAVDRAKDKADAAFEFITKLGLPYYCFHDVDVVDYDDDVRTNEKRLQALTAYLGEKQKASGVKLLWGTANLFGHHRYMNGASTNPDFDVVAHAGAQIKMALDATIALGGENYVFWGGREGYMSLLNTDMKREQEHFAQMLKISVAYARANGFKGKFFIEPKPCEPTKHQYDYDAATVIGFLRQHDLLADFSLNLEVNHATLAGHTFEHELQVAADAGILGSIDANRGDYQNGWDTDQFPNDIAEWTRALLVILNAGGLQGGGINFDAKRRRNSTDVDDVFHAHIGGIDTVARALVIADKIIQNGAYDEIRKNRYASFDGGKGADFEKGALKLEDLFELAATKGEPATTSGKQEYLENLINRFL
- a CDS encoding right-handed parallel beta-helix repeat-containing protein — encoded protein: MNNSRMKQLFMLSALAAFLITGCSDDKSEPTPVNPQPTEESVSGEVSGTWTKGNTYKVTGHIQIPDGKSLTIEEGVTVLFSDSIIKPEVVVKGNLYSLGTAAAPVKFTVPDAWKTPANEFGNLWGGLIAGPNSAEFVLSNTILEYGGAVTTEESPSVKAELYKAEAGEHVPVIYYSNINGKLVVINSIIRNFNEDGFYIEGGKVLIANNTFNTTGVSGGDAINIKSGVQADVAFNLIYSPNTNALKLSNSGERSPQAYVVGYNNTIINAGWRRPTTKGGSIWLEKGVRADLYNNLLANDRFGIKTENVDKSVDDRSVIANTLYYGATEEGVKQFQPSAEILKGANDLISAKVGDNDPKFVNYPLTTDSKNATFNTAWDFHVQAGSPALGKGKTGFSRLYADGLVVNGVTYKSPAPADYIGAFGAK
- a CDS encoding peptidylprolyl isomerase; the protein is MALINKIREKSGVAVTVIAISLILFMVGGDLLGPNSLLGGNDNQIVGEIAGKEINIKDFQSRVDGFRQNYEAQSGRSLNEGELASLRDQAWNQFVVDIAYKKQYDKLGLEVTDEELYDMVQGNHISPSILQAFSDPTTGRFDKNAVVNYLKNLKTLPLEQQKSWENFEKSLREERTRAKYENMLRLSTYTPKAQAEKEYVAQNTKANLRYLYVPYFSVVDTTIKVTDAQLEEYLSAHKKEYKGTDTRSIEYVTFPVQPAKDDSAALYNEIKELARGLATAQSDSAFAAMNTDIPTPINQSYATMSDQLKEAVKTFVPGGVYGPYREGNTYYIYKYGGTRSDSVSSAKASHILIRAENQSDSAKTAARVKAEGILAQIKAGANFEALAATSSADPGSAQRGGDLGYFQNNGAMVKPFEEAVFSASAPGLIPRLVESQFGFHIIKVTAPKSNTLYRIATIGKTIAPSQATRDEAYRRADEFANTVKSREQFEEAVKKNKALVLANANRIPESATNINAIQNAREIVRWAFKEDTKPSTVSPVFETEEQYVVAVLTGKSDAKDVKVDDFRDELTTKVRNQIKAEQISAKLKGATGSLEDIAKKYGAGALVESASDISLATGFLTSAGFDPIALGKAFGLKAGQKSGVFTGENGVFIMELVNKTDAPKIADFTQYKTQVTQSLESRMSYLVNEAIRENAKIEDRRAKFF
- a CDS encoding phytase, which produces MKAFILPAIGLAASLVACQSNTGTPIQSAKADTVNAVVQPVFITDTVAHDTDDPAIWINPADPAQSLIIGTDKDQDGGLYVFDLQGKVQRDKTVTGLKRPDNVDVEYGLMLGGRPTDIAVTTERFTHKLRIYSLPDMQPVDNGGIEVFVGEKGENMRDLMGIALYKSKAGKIYAVVGRKAGPTDGTYLWQYLLEDDGKGRVKASLVRKFGKYSGLKEIEAIVVDDQLGYVYYSDEGQGVRKYYADPEKGNEELALFATTGFTEDHEGISIYQLTDSTGYILVSDQGANSFHIFPREGTDGQPHTHPLLRKVTVSANHSDGSDVVSVPLNAQFKNGLFVAMSDDKTFHLYRWEDIMVVK
- a CDS encoding tetratricopeptide repeat protein codes for the protein MLAANLDMLGELYYRSRRPQLARKQYDEALGIYQSLKMESGKAEIYGRIGHLYEKREMYDSAFYFQRKALQSYELDRHTDGAAKIYENIGSIYEDLEEYDSAYFYFNKAYVLNAQTNNARAQVEVVNNLGDVLRKTGRFREGLAHSIQSLNLARTHGERYQISSAYYDISKAYNLLNRNDSAFHYLALSRSLLNDIYSEESNKQLALLQTLYEIEKKDSEIAQLTQARRIDTLISIATGVVIILVIVVAALIISRQRLKIRNEQKLRAQHKQVYEAQNQLMEVELKNKKLEEEHLKQQLETKTQELSSYTLHVIRKNQLLEDLRTKLEEMIKDDKRDQRKQIRALSEQIGEGLQDNQHWEEFRGIFEQVHQSFFDRLQQQTGPLTANDLRLIALIKMNLTSADIATLLGISQDSLRVIRHRLRKKLNLTAGDNLSAYIQSI
- a CDS encoding TonB-dependent receptor; amino-acid sequence: MIRTLLHILLLVSSTTMLQAGTLKGKLLEAATGEPALGVVISIEGTSLHDISGLDGSFSIPNLQKGSYRLTIRHISYAPVQREFAVNGNEVIQMDLSLEAADVKLAEVAVTGKRDGASDNTARLMERNASQVMNIVSGKTIQISPDLTVANVIQRISGISIERNSNGDGQHAILRGMDKRYNYTLVNGVKIPSPDNKYRYVPLDIFPSDLLDRLEVYKALTPAMEGDAIGGAVNMVMKDAPDKFTFSANVSTGYNELFVDRKFMGYDFKNIQSKSPYERNGNLYNATAADFSTATVDYKLKTPAPNLLGSIAVGNRFLNDKLGILLAGSYQNTHRGSNSLFFDSETVDTLRGEALTKMSERRYSEQQIRYGLHSKIDFRVNDKHKIQLYNAFMNLTNVQVRDVKSTQLTIGGYDPVAGNATLGFSTRSRLTRQQIFNSTLQGKHQLLNALALQWSAVYSKATNEVPDNVTVPLIGFRENFRERKTTVGDASRRWEHNSDRDLSAYLNLTYNTTIGSTQLEWTAGGLFRDKSRSNFYNNYQLRPADPFAEFGKDFTDYTQIRWTIQNPRGSVASALNYNATEQIKAGFIQFKAETKNLEILGGVRAEATHQGYSMLFPIGEDRPNGNQQYTDILPSLHFKYKPEGNVNLRASYFRSINRPGFFEIVPYRIVLEEYQERGNPDLKRAVADNIDLRYELFPRASEQFMVGVFYKMIKDPIEYTLRRDAVRGQDIYYSPGNFGNAKNYGLEIDYIKYVKQFGIKANYTYTHSRIATTKSRRIRNESGDLETINVEQTRPLYGQSAHVANLSVLYKNQQNGIDAQLAGGYTGDRINTVSQFIDNDLCQKRFIQMDASLEKTFRNGLGVFVKANNLLNTPMEVYINNVNASNARIPNQDLPGKTLIRRDRYQRSYLLGVRYKF